Proteins encoded in a region of the Triplophysa rosa linkage group LG6, Trosa_1v2, whole genome shotgun sequence genome:
- the LOC130555298 gene encoding 2-oxoglutarate receptor 1, which translates to MARLENNATDCFPIDEFTNRYYLPAMYGIICVVGLTGNLTVLVIYLTKLRPWKSSSIIMVNLAVADLLYALSLPMLIQFYMTKNWTLGEFMCRFIRFCFHYNLYGSILFLTCLSIFRYIVVVHPLKAAQISRKRWGVLACLTIWIVSLLEIGPMLGMITELRTGNVTQCVDFASNDPKEVWWYGWILTVFGYAMPLVVVCWSYGNIASTLSNSISRHRRSSSRARSLAILILCVFVVCFLPYHIMRALRVNSLRRIGMSCTWRRSINTAYILSRPLAGLNTFFNLALYTLAGDKFQQAFWSLVHRGTHINSTIAVIHTPNNLSKSDLLRI; encoded by the coding sequence ATGGCACGTCTGGAAAACAATGCAACTGACTGTTTTCCTATTGATGAGTTTACAAATCGATATTATCTGCCAGCGATGTATGGCATCATCTGTGTAGTTGGACTCACAGGTAACCTCACCGTCCTTGTCATCTACCTGACAAAGCTCCGACCATGGAAAAGCAGCAGCATTATCATGGTAAACCTAGCGGTGGCTGACCTGCTGTATGCATTGAGTTTACCCATGCTGATCCAGTTCTACATGACCAAAAACTGGACCCTGGGGGAGTTCATGTGCCGTTTCATTCGCTTCTGCTTCCACTACAATCTCTACGGTAGCATCCTCTTCCTCACCTGCCTCAGCATCTTCCGTTACATCGTGGTGGTACACCCGCTGAAGGCTGCTCAGATCAGCAGAAAGAGATGGGGTGTCTTGGCCTGCCTAACCATTTGGATCGTCTCTTTGCTGGAGATTGGTCCAATGTTGGGAATGATTACAGAACTGAGGACGGGCAATGTGACACAGTGCGTTGACTTTGCCAGTAATGATCCAAAGGAGGTGTGGTGGTACGGTTGGATACTTACCGTTTTTGGATACGCGATGCCGTTGGTCGTGGTGTGCTGGAGCTACGGCAACATCGCGAGCACTCTGAGCAACAGCATATCCAGACACAGACGAAGTAGTTCCCGAGCACGCAGCCTCGCCATTTTGATtctatgtgtgtttgtggtgtgtTTCTTACCTTATCATATCATGCGGGCACTGAGGGTGAATAGTCTGCGCAGAATTGGCATGTCATGCACGTGGAGGAGAAGCATCAACACAGCATACATCCTGTCACGACCCCTGGCGGGCCTCAACACCTTCTTCAACTTAGCACTTTATACACTGGCAGGAGACAAGTTTCAGCAGGCTTTCTGGAGCTTGGTGCACAGGGGGACACACATAAACAGTACCATAGCTGTGATCCACACCCCAAACAACCTGTCAAAGTCAGACCTCCTGAGGATCTAA